The following nucleotide sequence is from uncultured Methanobrevibacter sp..
CTTTAAAATAATTAGACAAATATTATAATATTAAATTTTATAAATTGCTAATGTAGATAAGACAATTAATAAATCACAATAATCTATTAATTTTAAAATCAAAAAACAAAACTTTTATCCTTTAATTTTAAAATTAAAAAATTAAAAAGGAAAGCATTTGCCAAAAAAATAATAAATTTAGAGGTTTATTATCTAAAAATCTATGAAGCTTAAATAGGTATTTTTTTGGCAAACACCCCATCATAAACAAAAATTTTAACTATTCTTCTTCCTCTTTATCCTTCTGACGCTTATAACCAACAAGCAACAATAACAATGCAACAATACAAATTAATCCTAATTGGAGATAATCTGAAGACTTGCTAACCACATTGTCATGCTCATCAATCTCATAGGCATTAGGGTTAGCAGCACTGCTTCCACTATCACTAGGACTAGCAGCACTAATGCTTGGAGCAACATCTCCACCAACACCAGGAGCAGCATCATGATCAGAACCTAAAACAGCATCACTGTTAGAATCTGTTCCATTACCGGAAACATCACCATCATGACTTCCATGACCGTTTCCACGGGCATTTCCGCTACCACTATGAGAAGTACCATTTCCAACAGCACCACTGAAACCGGTACCGTTAGACAATCCATCCAATATGCGATTAATCCAAGCAAAATCACCAGTGCCACGACCAGAACCGTTCCTGACATAATCCTTCAACCAGTCAGGATAATAATCCTCACTCATAGTATTCTTAGGATTTCCATTGGTATTGTTCTTGATATTGGTACCACTAGGGCCTTCAACCTGCCTGTTGGTGCTCGCACCGGTACGTTTGGATGTGGTCTGGGTATTGATCACATTGTTGGAGATAGTGGAATTGTAGGTAGTGGAATTCTTAACCTTACCAATAATCTTAACGCCATAATTACCATTGGTTGTAATGTTGTTGTATTGGATATTGTAGGTGTGTCCGCCACCTGTGTTCTGAACGTAGCTGATTCCGTAAACATATGCGTTGGACTTATAGTCTCCAAGATTGTTCACGATGATTGTATTGTTCAGGATATTGTCTCCAGTGTCCTGTGCCTCAATGCCGCTTACAAGACACCATGAGGGGTTGGTTCCGTCATTGCTTGCGTTGCCTGTGACATTGATGAAATTGCTTATGATGTCAATGAATGTGTCACCATAGAAATTCTGGGAATAGATGCCGCAATTAGGGCCGCGGTTAAATGTGGTCAGATTGTTGAATGCCACCTTGGCATTATAGACAGGCCCGTTGATCTGAATCGGATAGGCAGTCCCCATACCTGCCTTACCACCATTGGTAAAGACAGAGATGTTATTGGCAATGACAGTGATGTCATTTAACCTGTACAAATCCAATCCTTGAAGATAATTGTCATGGCCCACTTGGGTATAGAAATCCTCGCTTATGATGGTGTTCCTCTCCACCAATGAATGGCTGCACCCATACAGGATAACAGTATCGAGTGTAGGGTAAAAATCATCCCCTCCATTTACAGTGGAACGGATGTAATTGTTGGATAAAGTCAGATTCTCACAGTAATCAGCAGCAAAGGCAGCTACAGTATCCATGCTCACACTACCATAAGCGCCTGAAAAACTCCAGACAATATACTTTATAGGCAACTCGCAATCGATATGGTTGCCATAGACAAGGCTATCATGAGTATCCCTTAAAAGGATAGGGTAATTATAGGTATTTGCATCAAATGCATGGCCTAGAAGGTTGATTGTATTGTTGATGATCTTTAAGCCAACAAAGTCATCATGATGCCCGTCAGAATAGATTCCAAAGGCAGTTGCATTCACAGGAGTGGTATAATTCAATGTGCAATTGTAGATTGTTATGTTGTCTCCATGAACATAGATTCCCGCCTGATGGTTGTCCTCGAATTCCTTGTCCAAGACCATTTTAATGTTAGACAACACAATTCCGTTGGCGCCTAAATCAAAAACGGTATTGTAGAACAGGGAATCCTTAGCAGTGACACGAGTATTGTTGGAAGTGAACCTGATTACACCGAGATTGTCGAAGTTGCCTCCGAAAATCAGGGTGCTGTTGCCATACTCGGACTTCAGGACATTGTCTGCAAAGAACTCATTGAAATTAGCACTGTCTATATAGTAAGTGTCATTGCCTAAAGACCCATTGGAAACGTTGCTGGAACCTTTAGCATTTCCAGAATCCTTTAAAGCCTTATTGGAAGAAGAACCGGAATACACAACATCATCATTATCATTTTCAACAGATACCTCATCCCAAGTGGAAACAGTATCATCTGAGCTTCCAGAGGCTAGATTGGATGAGGATGAAATGCTATCGCTGCCTCCACCTACAGAAGATGCATAATAAGAATCCTCCACTGTGGAAACGGGGCTTGACTCAATGTCATCAACTGAAAGAGAGCCGATTCCATTTTCCAATGAAAGAGAATCGCTATCGGCTGCATAAACGGAAGAGACAGAGACCAATAGGATCATTACCATTGAAAACAATATCAATTGTTTTTTTATCTTTTGCATATTTCAGTTCCCTTATTTTATTATTTAATATTCTTTCAACCACCAAATTACATTTTAAAACATTATCTTTTTAAGTTTAATTACAAATAAAATGTTTCCATTATACTCATAAAAAAAATCAAAATAAATCTCCATTGGAAATTTATTTCTTATTCCAATCCACATAAACATTGGAATAAGAAACAAATCCCCTTTAAGGGAAACACGGAAAATAAAAGAAAAAATAAAAAAGAAGGAAAGGCAACTTATTCCTCCTTTTTTTATTTTTCTTTATTTTCTGGACATTTTTCTCCTTTTTTTGGAAAACTTATTTTTTTTTTTGATATGAATTTTAAATGAGGCTTTAAACTATTTTTTGAAAACTTTCAAATAAATTCTTCCAAACTATCTGAAAAGAATTTATTTATTATTCCAACCCAAAGATCGATTGGAATAAGAAATAAATCCTCCTTTTAGAAAATATAAAAGATTAATAGGTCTAAAAAAATGTATTTAGACCCATTAATTAATAAACAATTTTTATTTGACTGTTATTGCTGCCTTTTTGCTGATTGCCTTGTAGGTTGTGTCTCCTGCAAACTTGGCTACAGCAGTGTATTTGCCTTTCTTGGTGAGCTTGACTTTCACGGTTGCAATACCCTTTGCATTGGTCTTTGCAGTGTAGGTCTTCTTGTTTACTGTGAAAGTGATCTTCTTACCCTTGATAGCCTTGCCTTTAGCGTCCTTAAGGGTGAAGGTAAGCTTTTTGGTTGCTTTTACCTTGAAGGTCTTTTTGGCAAAGGTTGCTTTGGTAGCCTGCTTGTTTACAGTCACTTTCACTGCTTTCATGGAAGCCTTGTAGTCATTGTCACCGAGGAATGACAAGGTGTAGTAGTATGTGCCTGCCTTAGCATAATTCACATTCACTTTAGCAACACCATTCTTGTCAGTAGTCACAGTAGAGGTCTTGCCGTTCACAGTCACTTTGACAGCCTTATTGGCAAGGACCTTGCCATCTGCATCCTTCAAGGTTACTGATAATGTTTTGGCGACCTTAGCGGTAGCGGTCAAGTCACTTGCAGTAATGCTAGTTGCAGTCTGGTTTACAGTGATGTAGACTGGAACTTCAACAGGGACTTCCACAGTCACATTGTTGATTACAAGTACAGTGCTTAAAGAACCAGTAGAACCTTTGTAGTCATCATTTTCCTCAAAGGTGACTGTAATGTCAAGCTTGCCGGTTACATCGGTCAAGTTGGTTAAAGCAATGGACAATGTACCGTCAGTTCCAATAGCGTATGGGGTTGCGTCAGCACCATTAATGCTGATCAACACTTCTTCTTCAGCCATGGCATTTCCACTTGCATCAGTCAAGTTAATGAAAAGATTACCGTCAGCATCAATTTCAGCAACCATAACTGTTTCAGTTCTGGATTGAGTTGTGTTGACAAAATCACTGTCACCTTCAGTTACAACACCAACACTAGGGACACCAGTGCATCCTTCAATGCGGTATCTTTCAACAGGAGTTGTTCCAGTAGGAACATCAACGATGCCTTTAACAGCTACATTAGTGAAAGTACAATCATAGAAATTAATTGCATCCTCAAAAGTCCAACCTAAATTGTTTTTAACTAATGAATTGCCAGCAATATTTTCAAAAGTACAATTTTTAAAGTTGATTTGACCATATTTATAAATGTTTATTAAACTGTCATCGAGAGCACAATCTTTAAAAATACAGTTAGTGAAATTATATGAAAAAGAACTTTCAACATCTACAAGATTTTCAGGAGGTTCTTGTGAAATTTCAGAATTGGCGTTTATAGTTGAATTAATAAAAATACAATCCTCAAAAGTTAAATCATTATCCATTTTGAATATTGAATCTAAAAAAGTCATATTTTTAAAATTTTGAGTAAAATGTTGATGATAAGTTGAACCTATCTTCAAAGTTGTTCTGAGCCCATGAATAAATATCACGTTTTCCTTTTCCATTCCAATTACAGTGAAATTTATCATTTCTTCTGCTGAATTAGCACCAAAATACTTACCATTATATAAATATATAATGCCTCCATCATTTACACTACGACAAGCTTTTTTATATCTACGCGCAATTTGGTCAATAGCATCCTCGTAAGCTTCTTGATCATTAGGATCAACAACAATATCACTAATATCAACGTAGACTACCTCTTCACCCTCTAATCGAGTCGCACTTAATTTAGGGACTACACAAGTCTGAGGAACATAATCTAAATCGCCTTTACTGAGACCATAATGATTTCCGGATTCATTATAACGTACTGACTGGGTACAATTATAGAAGTAGTTATCATAGAATACATAATCGTTACCAGAAATAACTACAGTATCTCCAGAACCCGTATGATTTATGAATGTATTGTTGTGAATATCACAACTTGGGTCTCCGGTTGAAACATTATGGGAGCAGTTTGTACAGTTAGGACAGTTAGGGCAACTGCAATTTGTACAATTATTACAGTAAGTAACATTTATACATTTTGCAGAAATGGCTGTGCCATTTGTAGCATCATTATTGATGAAAATTGAATTGAATACTGTTAAGTTTCCTATATTTTGGACTCCAATTGCTCCACCGCGACCATTTGAATTTAGATTAGCATTATTGGTAAAATTACAGGAATCTACAGTAATGTTATAAATTGATCCTTGGTAACTGTATCCGCATATAGCTCCTCCACCAGTATCAGTAGTACAATTATTTCCAATGAATTTGGAATTGTTTACTATGAGTTTGCCGTATGAGAATAATGCTCCGCCATTCCATCCTGCAACATTGTCGGTGAATGTGGAATCTGAAATAGTGGTGTTTGCAAATGTGTGAGTGTGGATTGCTCCAGCCCACCAAGTTGCCACATTATGAATAAATGTAGAACCGGTTACAGTTAAATTTCCACAATTGTTTATTGCCCCAGGCTCCAATCTTCCACTATTGTTTTCAAATCTGCAGTTTTCAACATTCATCTGTACAGTTCCAGTAGTAGCGTAATTAGTTACTGCACCAAATCCATCGTTACAGTTAGTGAAGTTACAGCCACTAATGTTCATATAACCTTTATCATTCCAGATTACTGAAGATTTATATGCATGAGTATGGATATTATCAAAACGACAATTAATGAACTTATTAGTACCAGTAGTAGCAAATTTAATAAGCACACTAGCATCCATATCCTTAAAAATAACATCTTGGAAAGTAATGCTTAAATCGCCACTACTTACAAATGGAATAATGTTTGAATTTCCACCGGTAATGTAAGTATGAGAATTACCATAAATTGTAGCACTATTTGCAAATGTTATTTGACTTGTTGCAGTAATATAATCTCCAGATAAGCTAATATATTTAGTAGATTCACTTGAACATTCATCCTTTAAATCAGCCCAATTAGATACTTGAATTATATTTGCTTTTGTTGGTTCAGAATCCTCAATTTCAGACTCTTTACCAATTCCATCAGTTTGTATTTCATCATTTATTTCTTCTGTTGATGCATCATCAGGAACAACAGGTTCAGTTGTCACATCCTCAACAGCCTCAACAGGAGTTTCATCCGCTATTGCAGAATCACTTATGTCTTCAGAGACTGTGTCGACAGAAACTGCATCATCGGCAGCTGCATTTTGAGCATCTGCTGAGATATCATCTGCTGCGCTTGCAACCCCTATGAAACAACAAAGAAAAATTAAACATATAGCTAAAAGTTTAATGTTTTTTGTCCTCATATTTAGACACCTATAAAAAATTTAATTTACATAAACTGATTTAATCCTCCGATAAA
It contains:
- a CDS encoding Ig-like domain-containing protein; this translates as MRTKNIKLLAICLIFLCCFIGVASAADDISADAQNAAADDAVSVDTVSEDISDSAIADETPVEAVEDVTTEPVVPDDASTEEINDEIQTDGIGKESEIEDSEPTKANIIQVSNWADLKDECSSESTKYISLSGDYITATSQITFANSATIYGNSHTYITGGNSNIIPFVSSGDLSITFQDVIFKDMDASVLIKFATTGTNKFINCRFDNIHTHAYKSSVIWNDKGYMNISGCNFTNCNDGFGAVTNYATTGTVQMNVENCRFENNSGRLEPGAINNCGNLTVTGSTFIHNVATWWAGAIHTHTFANTTISDSTFTDNVAGWNGGALFSYGKLIVNNSKFIGNNCTTDTGGGAICGYSYQGSIYNITVDSCNFTNNANLNSNGRGGAIGVQNIGNLTVFNSIFINNDATNGTAISAKCINVTYCNNCTNCSCPNCPNCTNCSHNVSTGDPSCDIHNNTFINHTGSGDTVVISGNDYVFYDNYFYNCTQSVRYNESGNHYGLSKGDLDYVPQTCVVPKLSATRLEGEEVVYVDISDIVVDPNDQEAYEDAIDQIARRYKKACRSVNDGGIIYLYNGKYFGANSAEEMINFTVIGMEKENVIFIHGLRTTLKIGSTYHQHFTQNFKNMTFLDSIFKMDNDLTFEDCIFINSTINANSEISQEPPENLVDVESSFSYNFTNCIFKDCALDDSLINIYKYGQINFKNCTFENIAGNSLVKNNLGWTFEDAINFYDCTFTNVAVKGIVDVPTGTTPVERYRIEGCTGVPSVGVVTEGDSDFVNTTQSRTETVMVAEIDADGNLFINLTDASGNAMAEEEVLISINGADATPYAIGTDGTLSIALTNLTDVTGKLDITVTFEENDDYKGSTGSLSTVLVINNVTVEVPVEVPVYITVNQTATSITASDLTATAKVAKTLSVTLKDADGKVLANKAVKVTVNGKTSTVTTDKNGVAKVNVNYAKAGTYYYTLSFLGDNDYKASMKAVKVTVNKQATKATFAKKTFKVKATKKLTFTLKDAKGKAIKGKKITFTVNKKTYTAKTNAKGIATVKVKLTKKGKYTAVAKFAGDTTYKAISKKAAITVK